AAGCGCAGCAGATGCTGGACATGGTGCTGGGCGCGGGCAAAGCGATTGTCAAGGTCGATGCCGATATGAATTTCGACAAGATGGAACGTCGCAGTGAAAGCTACGATAAAGCAGGTCGGGTGGCGAAAATAGAGCAGATAGAGAGTGAAAGCTCACAAACGCCCGGCGGATATCGCGGCGGAGTAACAGGCATTCGTCAGAACGTGCCTATCAACAAGCCGGAAGCCGCCAGCACGGATCAGCAGATGAGCAAGATGAAGAAAGAGAAAATCAACAACGATTATCTGGTGCCGACCGTGGTGCAGCACGTGACAGCTCGCGGCGGAAAGGTGAATCGCCTGTCCGTGTCGGTGTGTGTTGCCCAGGGTACCGAGCCGAGAACTCCGGCCGAGATGGATAAAATTCGTGATTTAGTCAGCAATGCAGTAGGTTTTTCCGACACCCTGGAACGGAAAGATTCCATTGAAGTTGTGGAGATGGCCTTCCCCGGCCCCGATAGTGTCCCGACGACCTGGTGGACGAAGTATCCCTTTGTTTTCAATAATATGGGAAAATGGGGAGTGGCTGCCATTGTGCTGATTGTGGCGCTGCTGGTCATGCGTAATGTGCTGTCCAATTTGACCATTCGCGAAGAAGACACAGGCGTCGAAGTCGATCAGCTGGTGGGCGATGAGCTTGCTCAGCAGACCATTCCGGTGGTGGAAGAAGAAGAAAACGTACTGTCTCCGCTGGAAGAACAGCTTCAGGTCATCGCCCGGGTATCGCGTCAGAATCCCAAGGCGGTAGCGGCATGGATCACCGGTATTGCCCGCGGGTAATATTTGTGGTACGTCGTTTCCTTACATTCTAAGTGCATAGACGGACGATCAGAAACAGGATAAGAGGCAGGAATCAGCTATGGAAAACCCTCCGCAACTCACAGCACGCGAACTTAAACCTCTGCAGAAAGTGGCTGTACTGCTGGCCAGTATGGACGAGGATGTATCGGCGAGTATTCTGAAGAATCTGGAACCGGACGTCATGTTAAAGGTCGCCGAGACCATGAAAACGCTGGGCGTGGTGCAGGGACAGACACGCGAGTACGTCATTGAAGAATGCTACTCGAGCATGCGTGAAATGGGCGAGGCCATGCAGGGGGATGAATCCATTGCCAACAATCTGCTGATCAAAGCATTGGGTGAACAGCGCGCCTATGAACTGATGAATCCCAAGCCCGAAGAGAAGCGTTCCGCCTTTGCCAATCTTTCCAAGATGAACGCCGACCAGCTGGCCGCTATCCTGATTCGTGAAGCTCCCAATGTCATTGCGCTGGTTTTACGGTATGCGCCCAGCGGGTTGTCGGCAGATGTGGTGACGCAGCTGCCGGAGGATGTCCGTCGCAAAGTGGTGGTATTTATGTGTATTGCCAATGATCCCTCCGAAGAGATCGTCACACGGGTGGAAGCCTATCTGAATGAAAAAATCAATGCGGTAACCAAATCCAAGAAACTGGTGGACATTGACAACATTGATCTGGTGGCCTCGATTATTCAGCATATGCCGCATTCCATGGAAGAAGATATGCTGTCGGCTATTGAAGAAAAATCAGAATTTATTGCCATGGATGTACGAGATCGTCTGTTCACCTTCGAAGATATCATCGGACTCAGCGATCAGGCTTTGCGTCGTCTGCTGCAGGAAGTGGATATGAGTACGCTGGCTATAGCACTGCGCAATGCGCGTCGGGAGCTGGCGGAGAAATTCTTCCACAATATGTCCAAACGTGCGGCAGAAGGGTTGCGGGAAGATATGTCATTCTCCTCGAAAATCCGTGTTTCGGAAGTGGATGCCAAGCAGCGTGAAGTGGTCAATGCGGTTCGTCAGCTGGCCGCTGACGGCGAAATAACGATCTCACTGGATGATGATTATGTCTAATCAAAGTATCCATTTGCCTCTAACGGCCGTCGGGTTGCGTGTGTCATCCTCCGCGAAGGCGTCCGCTACCCGTTTGACGGAAATCGAGTTGGCCGACTATGAAGAGCAGCAAAGGGAGCTCGAGCGAGAAGAGCGTCGCCGGCGGTTGTCCAAGCTGAGTCCGCAAGCCAAAAAGCAGTTTATCATCAACATGCGCAGGCAGGCGGCAGAGAAAGCTGTTGCACAGGCTGCCGTGGCAGAGGTAAAGGCCGAACCGGAAGCCTCGCCCGTGGTCGTGGAAGCCCCGCCCGCCCCGCCGCCGGTGGATATCCAAAAGATATCGCGCGATATTAGGCGTCAGATGGAGGTAGATTGGGCTCCGAAAATTCGTCAGGAAGTGGAAAATCAGTACCGCAAGAATTTAGAGGATGCGCTGAAACAGCAACAGGACAAAATGCAGACCATCATGCAGGCGGAAAAGGAAATTTATCAGCGCAATTACGAACAATTTATACATAAAATGGATGCATTTATCGACAAAATGCGAGGCGAAGTGGCTCATCAGGTGATTAATCGCTCGCTGGACATTGCAGAGATCATTCTGCGGCACTCCCTGCCTGATCGGGATATGCTGGCCAGTCTGCTCAAATCCACACTGGAACCGATTTCGGATTTACAGGGGGCGCGGGTCCGGGTGCATCCTCAGGCACTGGATTTAATGCGAAAAGGCGATTCCGATTACGAGGGGCGGCTGGAAATTATAGCCGACGGCTCGTTGCAACCCGGTGATATTGTCATCGAAAGCCGCAATGGCATCTTTGATGCTCGAATCAGTCAACGATTAGAAATCTTAAAAGAGCAGCTGAGACAACGGGTTGGACATTTACATGGAATTGAAACCGAATCTAAGACTTGAAGAAGCCCTGACGGGCATGCGTGAAATGACCTTTGTTCGTCCGGAAGGACGCGTGGTGGAGGTCACCGGATTAACGGTCAAAGCCATCGGCCCGCCTGTTTCTATCGGCGACATGACCTTGCTGGAATGCGAATCACCCCGAGGCATCGTGCGCATTCCCAGTGAGGTTGTGGGATTTCAGGGTCAGCACGTACTGGTCATGCCCTACGGGGATTTAGCGGGCATTCGGCCGGGTGCCAGAGTCATACCTGCAGGCCGGTTAACCGTGCGTGCCGGTTATTCCATGCTGGGACGGGTATTGGATGGTCTGGGTCAGCCCATAGATGGGAAACCTGCCCCATGGAATACTGAAGCGGTGGAAATCGAACGCGATGCACCACCTGCCATGTTGCGAAATCCTCTGAGTGAAGTGTTTGCCACGGGTATTCGCGCTATCGATGGCGTGTTGACCATGGCCAAAGGCCAGCGCATTGGCATTATGGCCGGCAGCGGCGTGGGAAAGAGCGTGCTGCTGGGTTCGCTGGCACGGAATTCTGTGTCGACGGTCAATGTGATTGCATTGATCGGAGAACGCGGACGCGAAGTTCGGGATTTCATCGAAAAGAATTTAGGACCCGAAGGAATGGAGCAGTCCGTGGTCGTGGTGGTCACATCCGATAAATCACCGATGGAGCGCATGAAAGGTGCCTTCACCGCGATGGCTGTCGCCGAATATTTTCGTGATAAAGGCGAAGATGTATTGTTTCTGATGGATTCGGTGACACGCTGTGCCATGGCCAAACGCGAAGTGGGGCTGGCCATTGGCGAGCCGCCGACAACCAAAGGATATCCTCCCAGTGTCTTCAGTTTTTTGGCTCGTTTACTGGAACGCTCCGGTGCTTCGGAAAAGGGCAGTATTACCGCCTTGTATACCGTGCTGGTGGAAGGCGACGATATCAATGATCCTATCGGCGATACTGTGCGTTCAATTGTGGATGGCCACATTGTGCTCTCACGGAAACTGGCCTCCTTAAACCATTATCCCGCCATTGATCTCAAAGTGAGTGTCAGCCGTGTAATGAGCGATGTGGCGTCATTAAAACACAAGGATCTGGCTGGAAAACTGCGGTCTGTTTTGTCCGTGTATGAAAAAGCGGAAGATCTCATTAATATCGGGGCTTACAGCAAGGGGGCCAATCCCAAGATCGACGAAGCCATTGCCCGCATCGACGGGATCAATCGTTTTTTATGTCAGCGACCGGAAGAGGCCATTGGCTTTGAAGACACGTTGAAACAACTGGAGGTCGCGCTACGATGAAATCATTTACTTTTTCTCTTCAAAATGTACTTGATGTACAGACCGCACGCCGTGATGCCATTGAGCAGGAACTGGGGCGCTGTCTGCAGGAGCTGGATGTGCTGCAGGTCATGCGCCGCACCATTGCGGTACGGATTGAAAAGGAACTGCAACTCATGGCCGCATCGATGCGTACAGGGTTTAATGTACAGGAATATCGCAGACATGGTGTTTTTATTGAAGAATGTCAGCGTCGTATGTTACGTGTAGCCGAGCAGATCAATGAAATAGAAACAAAAGCCGAGGCGATTCGTAAACGGTTGGCCGATGCCATGCGTCGCTGTAAAACAACGGAAAAACTTCGCGATAAAGAGCGGGTTGCTTGGGATACGGTGGAACGCAGGTTGGAGCAGGACGCACTGGATGAGGTGGCCGTGACAGGATACTATCGTAAAATCAGGGAGCAGGCGGGATGAAGTCATTTTTTAAAATCGGTTTTTTTGTACTGGTATTTGTATGTCTCATATTAATCGCAGGGCTTGTGGTGAGCCTGGTGATGTATTCCAAGGCGGAAAAGAAGCGTCCCAAAGTGGTTGAAAAAGCCTTGTCCCCCGCAGAATCTATCCGCTTGTTTTCTGCCGATCGCAGTAAATTTATCAATGAGCTGGTGGATGAGCTGAAGGCGCGGGAAGTGGAGCTGATTCAGCTGAAAGATGCGCTGTCGTCTAAAGATCAGGAATTGAAGCTGCGGGCAAAGACCTTTGATACCGTAAATGAAAAATTTGCCGGGGTGAAATCGCAGGTGCAGGGCTTGCAGGTTCGTGTTGAAACAGAACTTTCTGCTGCGGAAGATATTGATAGAAATAACTTTACAAAACTTGCAGATATGTGTGCAAAGATGGAGCCGGAAGCGGCATACGAAGTGCTTAAGGAACTTGATCCAGATCGAGCCGCGATCATTCTCAGTATGCTGGATGACCGCCCGGCCGCACAGGTTTTGAATGCGGCGGCGGGCATGGGCAACGAGGGTGCTGTGATGGCGGCTAAATGGATGGAAGCCATGGAAAAACTGAAAAAGAACGGTGAAGAAGGCAGCGTTTCACCGGAAGGATAGGCATCATGAGTTCGAGTATTGCACGCGTTGATAACGAGGGGGCGATTCCTGCGGAGTCTATGACAGAATCGGTCTTTGAATCGTCGGATGCGTCACAGCTGTTTGGTTTGTTGCTGGGCGGTATGATCGGATCGGGTGATGATTCGTGGAATGATTTAGCGGCGATGACCCGGCGGCCGGAATCATCCCCGGAACTGCCGGATGCACAGTTGGCATCGGACGGCGGAGTCGATGCGGAGCGGAAATGGGCCGAAGGCTCCACCTATAACACCTTTGTTTCAGACTGGAAAAATCCTATGAGTACGCTGTCGCCTGCGTCCGGTCAAACCGATAACCGGGGTTCCTGCGGTGATGATTTGACGAGTGGAAAGACGCCCTCTGCCATGGATTCCTCCGCGCAGAGCAGTGATGTCGCGACGCAGAAAAATGCAGTGCTTCACCATACAGCGCAGACTTCAGGTGAAAAAGAGGTGTCGACGCAGCAGGAGACGAAAGCTGACGCGGCCCAAGGTCAGAAAACCGAGACCGCTGCCAATGAAACCACCGATGGAGCCAAAGCAGAGGTCACCCATGCAGTGCCTGATACGGCGGCAGGGAATGAAGCCTGCCTGGAACGTCCAGCAGCGGCCAGTCAGAGCGGCGATAAGCAGGCGGATGAACTGGTGGAGGAAATGTTGGCCGAGGACGAGGTCGGGGATGAAGAATCCGATGCGGCGGTACAGGATTTAGTGGATTTAGTGGAACAGTCCGGTACGTCATCGGTCACTGCCGAGCCGGTCGGTGCCGACGTTGCGGCCGTTTCTTCTGAAGCTGAAGTCGCGATGTCCGCAGCGGATATGTCCGTTGCAGCCGCTGGAAACGGAGCGGGAACGGCGGATGGACAGACCTCGGGAGGCGCATCGGACGGGGGACAGGATGCGTCGTCAAAAGGCGGGCAGAGCGAGGAAAGTATTTTAGCAGGCATCGCTGCGGCATCGCGGGCGCGTGTGGGATCGTTTTCATCAAAAATGGCCGATGCTATGATGAGCGAACTGCAGACCGCAACTCAGGACGCGGGATCCACGGCGACGGGAATGGCGACGGGGGCGTCGGTAAATGTTGCCGGAACAAGCAGCGTAAATATCCAGCTGGAGCGTATTCAGGACTTAGTGCGTCGCTTTGACGAACACCTGCTTTCCATGATCAAAACCTCTGATTCAGAGATGACCATGACCATTTCCCCTGAAAAATATGGGAAACTCGTGGTCAGCTGCAAAGAAACCGACGACGGTCTGGCGGTGCAGGTTCAGGCACAAAATCCTGCGGTATGCGACCTGCTTACTCAGGAGACGGATGGTATTAAGCAGTTTTTGCAGCAGAGCGGCTATCGATTGTCAGGATTTGATGTGTTTTCCGGAAACGGAGAGTCATTCGATCGCGGCCAGCAGGCCGGCAGTGATTATGATGGCCGAGAAGAGGCCGGGCTGCCGCGCTGGAGCGGTGGAGGGTCGCAGGGAGACGATGTGTCGTCGGATGAGGTGGCTACCTCTTCGGGAACCGGCATAACGGATCAGGGCGTGTGGTTTCTCGCTTAGTAGAATGGTTTGGATTGGGTAACAGCGAATAGCGCGAAGGGCGGACAAAATGGCAGTAACAGATGTGAGCATGGAAACAGCCGGTGTGGTGGATCCGACACTGTACGGCATTGAAGTCAGCGATGAAGCTGGCGGTGCCATGGGGAAAGATGAATTTATGACGCTGCTGATCACAGAAATGCAGAATCAGGATCCCATGGATCCCGTGGATAACAAAGAAATGATCGCGCAGTTGGCACAGTTTTCTTCACTGGAGCAGATACAGAATCTGAATGAACAGTTCGATACGTTCCGCGCCAACAACAACTTGGCATTTGCCACCGGATTGCTGGGCAATAATGTGGGGATTCAAAGCGGAATGGAAACCGTATATGGCGTGGTGAACAATGTGTCGCTCAGTGACGGACTGGTAAAGGTGACCGTGGGTGAAACAGAATACGATGCGTCGGACTTAGTTTCGATGAGCTTGCCGGAAGAATAAAAAGGGAATAGCGGAGGTATATCATGATTGGCAGTATGTGGGATGGCGTATCGGGTCTCATGACACATCAGCAGCGGATGGATGTGATCGGCAATGACATTGCGAATGTAAACACGGTGGCATTTAAAGAAAGCAACGTGACATTCAAGGAACAGCTGGTGAATACGCTGAATTCGCCGACAGCCAACACGCTGGGTAAGCAGATTGGCATGGGCGTGATGATGGGTTCGATTTCCAGGAATTTTCGGGACGGGGTTCTGACCTCTACCGAGCGTTCCACCAATATCGCTATCGGCGGGGACGGATTTTTTCAGGTGCAGGACGCCGCCGGTGGCCTGCACTATACTCGGGCCGGTGAATTCACGTTTGTTACCGATGGGAATAATCCGCCCGCAGAAAAGTATTTAAAGAATTCCAGCGGCAATACCCTGTGCGACGGAGCCGGCCAGCCCATCGCTTTTCCCGCCGGAGCCGCGAACGATATTATTGATTTCGCCATTGCTACTGACGGCACCGTGACAGGGGTCGATGTAACTGGTGCACAGGTGGCTCTGGGACAGGTGCAGGTCGCTCGTTTTGCCAATAACAACGGTTTATCCAGCATCGGGCATAATATGTACGATGTGGTGGACGAAGCCTCCGGGCCGGCTCAGTTCGGGGCCCCCGGTGATCCGGGATACGGTGCGCTTTATCAGGGGTATCTGGAAAACTCCAATGTGGATCTCGCGAAAGAATTTACCGAAATGATCATCACCCAGCGCGGTTTCCAGGCAAATTCCCGTTCGATTACCACCGGTGACGAAATGCTTCAGGAAATTATGTCGCTGAAACGATAAGTAATAAAGGCGGGCCGGGAAAAAAGTCGCTGCCCGCTTGGTAAACGATTTTCGTTGTCAGTGCTTGCGCAGCTCCTTATTATCGAATCTATTTACGGGAACTTCTGCTATGATACCGGTAACTGATTTGCATGGCCACAGAGTGTTTATCAATATCGACAAAATTGAACTGGTCGAAGAGAACCCCGAAACACAGTTACTTCTGACTTCGGGGCGTCGTTTTTATGTTCAAGAGTGTGCCGATGAATTGGCCGCACGCATGCTGGCATACAGGCAGAAGTGCTTTGAAGGAGCGGTAGTTCGATTGAAGGCTCAGAAAACGACGGATTAGATCCGGGGAGTAAATTGTGGATATAGGTACACTGATTGGTATTATTCTTGGCTGGGTGTTGATTGTGATGGCCATCGTGGTGGGTGGCGGCGCCGGATTTTTTAATGTTCCTTCTTTGATGATTACCGTTGGCGGGGCCTTGTCGGCACTGCTTATTCATTACCCGCTGCCCAAAGTGCTTTCGGTGATCGGGGTGTTACGCAAAGCCTTTTCCAGTAAAGAACAGGACTATATCGAACTGTTTAAGAAAATGTCTGATCTGGCCGTACGCGCCCGGCGTGATGGATTGCTGGCACTGGAAGATGATATCGATAATATGGAAGATCAGTTCATGCGCAAAGGATTTCAGATGGCGGTGGACGGAAATACCATTGAGGTGATTCGCAGTGTTATGGAAGGGGATATTGTTTCTATGATTCAGCGGCATCAGGTGGGGCAGGGGGTCTTTAAATCGCTGGGGAATTATGCGCCGTCTTTTGGTATGATTGGAACCCTGATCGGGTTGGTACAGATGCTTCAGAAAATGTCCGATCCCAATTCTATCGGAGCCGGCATGGCCGTTGCCTTGATTACCACGCTGTACGGCGCCATGGTGGCCAACCTGGTGGCATTGCCGCTGGCAGGCAAGCTGGAACAGCGTTCCAATGAGGAAGTATCGCTCAAAAGTATGGTGGTGGAAGGGGTTATTTCTATTCAGGAGGGCAACAGCCCCCGTATTGTGGAAGAAAAACTGCGCAGTTTCCTGCCCCCGAAAATTCGTAATGCGACGCTGGAACAGCAGGAACAGGGTGCCTAGGTGCAGCTATGGCGTTAGATCCTCCCGAAGAATCGGAAGAAGTCGGATGCCCCATGTGGATGGTATCTTTTGGGGATGCCATGTCGCTGCTGGTTACTTTTTTCGTCATGCTGCTGTCTTTTACCTCCTTTGAGGAGGCCCAGCTGGCAGAACTGCTGGGAGCTCTGCGCGGTGGACTTAATGCCATTCCTGCTGAAACGTCCGAAGGTTTTAAAGGACGCAGTGGTAAAAATATGGGCAGTAAGTACGAGGCGAATGTGCCTGCCGAGGAATTGTCGAAACTGTCCCCCTATGATCAGTCTTTTCAGAAAGAATTTTCTAAAAATGATATTGGTTCCAGCAGCTCCGATGAATTTTATCTGCGGCTGCTGGAGGAGGGATTGTCGCTCTCCTTTAAAACGGAAACGATGTTTGAGCCAGGAACCACTCGCCTGATTGAATCTCGTGAATCCATCTTTGGCGTTATGGTGGATATGGTGCGTAATCTGGATAATGAAATCCGGATTGTCAGTGTACTGCCTGCCAATGTAAAGGTGCTGGATGACCGGGTTTCTACGGCATGGGGGCTCGGCGCGGAACGGGCTGCCGCCATTCAGCTCAAACTGATGGAGATTTATCCGCAGTTTTCCACGGATCGGTTTAGTCTGGGGACACGTGTGGAAATTCCGGATAATAAACCCCGTGCGGCCAGTGCGCTGCCTCAGGAACGCATGGAAATTACTTTTGTAGGTTATCGTGATCTGCCGGTACTGAATGCAGAGGACTTTATTCTGAAGGGGAATCTGGATTGAACTCATTCATTTATCACTATGTTTTCCCGGCGGGAGTATGTGTTTATGCCCGTTAAGGTAAAACCGGAAAAAGAAGAGCAGGCACCTGCGTACATGTCCATGTACTCGTCGTTATGGTGCATTATGCTGGCCTTTTTTATCTCGCTGCTGTCGCTGGGGCACGACCGCGCAGAGAACTTTCGCGAGGGCGTCGGTGCTATTCGCAACGCCTTTGGCGTGGATGGCGGTTTTGGCCTGTTGCAGTTTATTCGCGGCCATCGCAGGGAAGCAGAAGATCAGAATGTGAACTCCCGTCGACAGGATTTGGATGAAGAACCCGAAGAGCGGGCCGCCCTGATTGGTTTTTTTAAGAATATGCTGTGGAAAGAAGGGCTTTCCAGTGTCGCGATTTTGGATGTGAAGGTGGGACAGAGCGGTGCCAGTGCTATTCTCCAGACGCCCGTCGAGTTTTATGATAATACCGCCAGTTTGACGCCCGATTCCCGTAAGT
Above is a genomic segment from Spartobacteria bacterium containing:
- the fliF gene encoding flagellar M-ring protein FliF, with the translated sequence MVNSLQLLWQHLSEIWRHFGKMQRISIVSGLGLAVMIMVGLLVWSAQPDYRLLYSGLSQSDSEQILDRLKEEDISVRLKDGGLTIYVKAKDVYRTRLTLASQGLPTDQSTAGTGFEIFEEPKFGLTDFAQRINYQRALQGELQRTIASMRGIESTRVMLVIPKEGLLATEEERKSTASVLLHLDEGVSLSHKQVDAIVRLVSSSVKNLDASRVTITDQDGQLLTKASSDDPDAPFEQANEQLATKMRVESQLTDKAQQMLDMVLGAGKAIVKVDADMNFDKMERRSESYDKAGRVAKIEQIESESSQTPGGYRGGVTGIRQNVPINKPEAASTDQQMSKMKKEKINNDYLVPTVVQHVTARGGKVNRLSVSVCVAQGTEPRTPAEMDKIRDLVSNAVGFSDTLERKDSIEVVEMAFPGPDSVPTTWWTKYPFVFNNMGKWGVAAIVLIVALLVMRNVLSNLTIREEDTGVEVDQLVGDELAQQTIPVVEEEENVLSPLEEQLQVIARVSRQNPKAVAAWITGIARG
- a CDS encoding FliI/YscN family ATPase, translating into MELKPNLRLEEALTGMREMTFVRPEGRVVEVTGLTVKAIGPPVSIGDMTLLECESPRGIVRIPSEVVGFQGQHVLVMPYGDLAGIRPGARVIPAGRLTVRAGYSMLGRVLDGLGQPIDGKPAPWNTEAVEIERDAPPAMLRNPLSEVFATGIRAIDGVLTMAKGQRIGIMAGSGVGKSVLLGSLARNSVSTVNVIALIGERGREVRDFIEKNLGPEGMEQSVVVVVTSDKSPMERMKGAFTAMAVAEYFRDKGEDVLFLMDSVTRCAMAKREVGLAIGEPPTTKGYPPSVFSFLARLLERSGASEKGSITALYTVLVEGDDINDPIGDTVRSIVDGHIVLSRKLASLNHYPAIDLKVSVSRVMSDVASLKHKDLAGKLRSVLSVYEKAEDLINIGAYSKGANPKIDEAIARIDGINRFLCQRPEEAIGFEDTLKQLEVALR
- the fliJ gene encoding flagellar export protein FliJ, producing the protein MKSFTFSLQNVLDVQTARRDAIEQELGRCLQELDVLQVMRRTIAVRIEKELQLMAASMRTGFNVQEYRRHGVFIEECQRRMLRVAEQINEIETKAEAIRKRLADAMRRCKTTEKLRDKERVAWDTVERRLEQDALDEVAVTGYYRKIREQAG
- a CDS encoding flagellar hook-length control protein FliK; the protein is MSSSIARVDNEGAIPAESMTESVFESSDASQLFGLLLGGMIGSGDDSWNDLAAMTRRPESSPELPDAQLASDGGVDAERKWAEGSTYNTFVSDWKNPMSTLSPASGQTDNRGSCGDDLTSGKTPSAMDSSAQSSDVATQKNAVLHHTAQTSGEKEVSTQQETKADAAQGQKTETAANETTDGAKAEVTHAVPDTAAGNEACLERPAAASQSGDKQADELVEEMLAEDEVGDEESDAAVQDLVDLVEQSGTSSVTAEPVGADVAAVSSEAEVAMSAADMSVAAAGNGAGTADGQTSGGASDGGQDASSKGGQSEESILAGIAAASRARVGSFSSKMADAMMSELQTATQDAGSTATGMATGASVNVAGTSSVNIQLERIQDLVRRFDEHLLSMIKTSDSEMTMTISPEKYGKLVVSCKETDDGLAVQVQAQNPAVCDLLTQETDGIKQFLQQSGYRLSGFDVFSGNGESFDRGQQAGSDYDGREEAGLPRWSGGGSQGDDVSSDEVATSSGTGITDQGVWFLA
- a CDS encoding flagellar hook-basal body complex protein, giving the protein MIGSMWDGVSGLMTHQQRMDVIGNDIANVNTVAFKESNVTFKEQLVNTLNSPTANTLGKQIGMGVMMGSISRNFRDGVLTSTERSTNIAIGGDGFFQVQDAAGGLHYTRAGEFTFVTDGNNPPAEKYLKNSSGNTLCDGAGQPIAFPAGAANDIIDFAIATDGTVTGVDVTGAQVALGQVQVARFANNNGLSSIGHNMYDVVDEASGPAQFGAPGDPGYGALYQGYLENSNVDLAKEFTEMIITQRGFQANSRSITTGDEMLQEIMSLKR
- a CDS encoding flagellar protein FlbD; its protein translation is MIPVTDLHGHRVFINIDKIELVEENPETQLLLTSGRRFYVQECADELAARMLAYRQKCFEGAVVRLKAQKTTD
- a CDS encoding motility protein A, whose translation is MDIGTLIGIILGWVLIVMAIVVGGGAGFFNVPSLMITVGGALSALLIHYPLPKVLSVIGVLRKAFSSKEQDYIELFKKMSDLAVRARRDGLLALEDDIDNMEDQFMRKGFQMAVDGNTIEVIRSVMEGDIVSMIQRHQVGQGVFKSLGNYAPSFGMIGTLIGLVQMLQKMSDPNSIGAGMAVALITTLYGAMVANLVALPLAGKLEQRSNEEVSLKSMVVEGVISIQEGNSPRIVEEKLRSFLPPKIRNATLEQQEQGA